In Phormidium yuhuli AB48, one genomic interval encodes:
- a CDS encoding ATP synthase subunit I, translating into MHPRYDDNLTPLTTLPRFRRSDDERGGKTTPVSSQPIEVSAPATSPETVAVSAESQSSDEDYSQLQKQLYVVTLVISGVVCASLGVFYSRDVALNYLIGALVGTVYLKMMARDVARLGRTKARLGNGRIALFIGLMVVATQVQQLQILPTFFGFMTYKVAILVYVLLTTFAPDLNSSRQPVNR; encoded by the coding sequence ATGCACCCACGTTATGACGATAACCTCACGCCGTTGACGACACTTCCTCGCTTTCGTCGGTCTGATGACGAGCGCGGCGGCAAAACCACCCCCGTCTCGTCCCAGCCGATCGAAGTTTCTGCGCCGGCAACCTCACCAGAAACCGTTGCCGTCTCCGCTGAGAGTCAATCCTCAGATGAGGACTATTCCCAACTTCAGAAACAACTCTACGTTGTGACCCTGGTCATCTCTGGAGTGGTCTGCGCCTCCCTCGGGGTTTTCTACTCTCGCGATGTGGCCTTGAACTATCTGATTGGGGCCCTAGTCGGCACAGTGTACTTGAAAATGATGGCGAGAGACGTGGCACGTCTCGGTCGGACGAAGGCTAGGTTGGGGAACGGACGGATAGCACTGTTTATCGGGCTAATGGTGGTCGCCACCCAAGTTCAGCAGCTCCAGATTCTCCCCACCTTCTTTGGGTTTATGACGTATAAAGTAGCGATTCTCGTCTATGTCCTCTTGACGACGTTCGCGCCGGACTTAAACTCTTCCAGGCAACCTGTCAATCGATGA